In Shumkonia mesophila, the genomic stretch CTGCCCAGCGTCTCGCCGTGCCAGTTGCCGCGCAGCATCGGGCCGGCCGGCACGAAGACGGCGGGGATGTTCATGCTGGCCGCGCCCATCAGCAGGGCCGGCGTCGTCTTGTCGCAGCCGCCCAGCATCACCGCGCCGTCGAAGGGATGGTGGCGCAGGATCTGCTCGACCTCCATGGCCAGGAAGTTGCGGTGCAGCATGGGGGTCGGCCGCTCGAACGCCTCGGCCAGGGTCATGGCTGGCATCTCGATGGGAATGCCGCCGGCCTGCCAGACGCCGCGCTTGACCTCGTTGGCGCGGTCGCGCAGATGGGTATGGCAGCAGTTGATTTCGCTCCAGGTGTTGATCACCGCGATCACCGGCTTGCCCATGAAGTCTTCGCGGGCGAAACCCATTTGCAGCATGCGCGAGCGGTGCCCGAAAGAGCGCAGGTCGTTGGGCCCGAACCAGCGGTGGCTTCTCAGTTCTTCGGGCTTCTTCTTGGCCATCGATATCTCCGATTCCTTGTTCAACGGGGGGCGAGGCGGGTTGGCGCCGCCTAGGCGGCAGGCTTGGCCCGGCCATCGCGCCATTTCTGATAGAGCGGAATGAGCACGGAGATCAGGGCCAACGCCAGGAACAACGCGCTGATCGGGCGCGTGAAGAAAACCGTTCCGTCGCCCTCGAACATGATCAGGCCCTTGCGGAATTCGGTTTCCGCCATGGTTCCCAGGATCATGCCGAGCACCACCGGCGCCGTGCCGTATCCGTATTTGTTGAGGAAAAACCCGAGGACGCCGAAAACCAGCAGCAGGTATACGTCGAACAGGTTGCCCGACACCCCGAAGGAGCCGATCACGCAGAACAGCAGGATGACCGGAATGAGGAAGCTGCGCGGAACGCCCAATACCTTCACGAACAGTTTGATGCCGATAAACTGGAACACCATCATGAAGATGTTGGCGAGGAAGAACGCCATCAGGATGCCGTAGACGATGTCGGCCTGCTCGGTGAAAAGAAGGGGGCCCGGCCTCAGGCCATGGATCATCAGCCCGCCCATCAGCACGGCCGCCGCCGCCTCGCCGGGCACGCCCAGCGTGATGGTCGGGATGATGGCGCCGCCGGTCATCGCGTTGTTGGAGGTTTCCGAGGCGATGACGCCCTCGTCATGGCCGGTGCCGAACAGTTCCGGCGTCTTCGACAGCCGTCGCGCCTGGTCGTAGGCGAGGAACGAGGCGACGCTGCCGCCGGCACCGGGAATGGCGCCGACCGTGGTGCCGATGAGACAACTGGAGAGTACGATCTTCCAACGCTTGAAGACGGCGGCGAATGGAAGGCCGACGGTGCCCACCTTTTGCTGGACCCGGACCACCTTCGATTGCAGGGCCTCCTCGGCGTCGGTCAGCACCTGGCCGACCGCGAACAGGCCGATCAAGGCGGGCAGGAAGGCGACGCCCGACAACAGCGACATCTCGCCGAACGTATAACGGGGAGAACCCGTCGTCGGATCGAGGCCGACCAGCGACACGAAGACCCCGATGAGACCGGCGACGACGCCTTTCGCGAGAGATTTGCCGGATACCGAGGCGATGATGGTCAGGCCGAAAACGGCCAACGAGAAATATTCGGCCGCCCCGAACTTCAGGGCCATTTCGGCCACGGGCGGCGCCGCGAGGCTGAGCACCACCGAGCTGAACAGGCCGCCAATGAAGGAGGCGGCGATGGCGAGGCCGAGCGCCCTGCCCGCTTCGCCCTTCTTCGCCATGGGATAGGCGTCGAGACACGTCGCCACCGAGGCCGGCGTGCCGGGGATGTTGAGCAGGGTTG encodes the following:
- a CDS encoding tripartite tricarboxylate transporter permease — its product is MIDFTHYAAALDLVFQVKVIVAIAGGTILGIIFGALPGLTAAMGIAVLLPLTYDMPPVMGFGMLLGTYCGAISGGSIAATLLNIPGTPASVATCLDAYPMAKKGEAGRALGLAIAASFIGGLFSSVVLSLAAPPVAEMALKFGAAEYFSLAVFGLTIIASVSGKSLAKGVVAGLIGVFVSLVGLDPTTGSPRYTFGEMSLLSGVAFLPALIGLFAVGQVLTDAEEALQSKVVRVQQKVGTVGLPFAAVFKRWKIVLSSCLIGTTVGAIPGAGGSVASFLAYDQARRLSKTPELFGTGHDEGVIASETSNNAMTGGAIIPTITLGVPGEAAAAVLMGGLMIHGLRPGPLLFTEQADIVYGILMAFFLANIFMMVFQFIGIKLFVKVLGVPRSFLIPVILLFCVIGSFGVSGNLFDVYLLLVFGVLGFFLNKYGYGTAPVVLGMILGTMAETEFRKGLIMFEGDGTVFFTRPISALFLALALISVLIPLYQKWRDGRAKPAA